The DNA segment CACGCTGACGCCCAGGACCGCGGCCAGCCGCAGGGCCAGGCCGACGGTGGGGCTGTACTTCCCCTTCTCGATGGACAGGATGGTCTGGCGGGTCACGCCGACGCGGTCGGCGAGGTCCTGCTGGGTCATGCCGTCCGCGAGGAGGCGGTGCTGCCTGAGGGTGTTGGTGACGTCGTGCTTCGGTTTCATGTCGGC comes from the bacterium genome and includes:
- a CDS encoding helix-turn-helix transcriptional regulator, which codes for MKPKHDVTNTLRQHRLLADGMTQQDLADRVGVTRQTILSIEKGKYSPTVGLALRLAAVLGVSVETLFSLAEGDER